In one window of Arachis ipaensis cultivar K30076 chromosome B06, Araip1.1, whole genome shotgun sequence DNA:
- the LOC107604678 gene encoding WAT1-related protein At3g28050-like, whose product MARRLSFCKNLLPILLLIDIECNDMGLLTLFKAATNKGMNNHVFVSYAYAIATIVLIPAPFISKRSRVVLPLGFSMLSKIVLIGIIE is encoded by the exons ATGGCAAGAAGATTGTCCTTCTGTAAGAATCTACTTCCAATCTTGTTGCTTATTGATATAGAGTGCAATGATATGGGGTTACTCACTTTGTTCAAAGCAGCTACCAATAAAGGCATGAACAACCATGTGTTTGTTTCATATGCTTATGCTATTGCTACTATTGTTCTTATTCCTGCACCTTTCATCTCCAAAAG ATCAAGAGTGGTTCTTCCACTCGGTTTCTCCATGCTTTCCAAAATTGTCCTTATTGGGATCATAGAGTAA